From the genome of Scytonema hofmannii PCC 7110, one region includes:
- the modA gene encoding molybdate ABC transporter substrate-binding protein: MRKSPFFLTLIYWAILSVFFLSCTPAKKESKFITLTVYASASLKSALADIQKIYNQDNPNITIKYKLANSGTLEKLIEQGARVDILITSNSKSLDNLQSKNFLLAGTRQNLLKNQIVLIVSKDTKNISDFKDLTRRQIQKIALGDRTKEASGKYALEIFMNLGILDQVKQKFVFMSKNNEILSFVENGKANAGLVYATDAILSEGVKMVTLSPHELHSPIVYPIAILKTSPNTPEARNFIQFLQTDRAEAVFLKYRFVVNSKRSN, translated from the coding sequence ATGAGAAAATCCCCCTTTTTTTTAACCCTAATCTACTGGGCTATTTTGTCTGTATTTTTTCTTAGCTGTACCCCAGCTAAAAAGGAATCAAAATTTATAACTTTAACGGTATATGCTAGTGCTAGCTTAAAAAGCGCTTTGGCAGATATTCAAAAAATTTATAACCAAGACAATCCCAATATTACTATTAAATATAAACTGGCCAATTCTGGAACTTTAGAAAAGTTAATTGAGCAGGGTGCTAGAGTGGATATTCTCATCACTAGCAACTCTAAAAGCTTAGATAATTTACAGTCTAAAAATTTTCTTCTTGCAGGTACTCGTCAGAATTTATTGAAAAATCAAATAGTATTGATTGTATCCAAGGATACTAAAAATATTTCTGATTTCAAAGACTTGACTCGCAGGCAAATTCAGAAAATTGCTTTAGGCGATCGCACAAAAGAAGCATCAGGTAAATATGCTTTAGAAATTTTCATGAATCTTGGAATTTTAGACCAAGTCAAACAAAAATTTGTGTTCATGTCTAAAAATAATGAAATACTGAGTTTTGTAGAAAATGGTAAGGCAAATGCAGGTCTGGTCTATGCAACAGATGCTATTTTATCGGAAGGAGTAAAGATGGTAACGCTTTCACCACACGAGCTTCATTCTCCGATTGTTTATCCCATAGCCATACTTAAAACTAGCCCAAATACCCCTGAAGCTAGGAATTTTATCCAATTTCTTCAAACCGATCGCGCTGAAGCTGTGTTTCTTAAGTATCGATTTGTTGTTAATTCTAAGAGATCAAATTAA
- the modA gene encoding molybdate ABC transporter substrate-binding protein, whose translation MKCSFYLPLAILSLVLVSCRKQEAKTISLNVSAGQSLQPAMTEIKKIYTQQQPNVSITYKFSSGGFLKDSIKQGETIDIFFTGGSEFLDDLQSKGFLFEKTRKHLLNNKLVLIVPKNSTGVSTFNDLSGKQVKTIAVGNFKTTSSGQHAETILTSLKILDLVKPKLLFSKVGFGAARFVETGQADAGIVYATDAINASQIKIVAIAPENSHSPSMYSVAILKASPHIPEAKEFIQFLESNQASAVFVKYGFAIARDDRARK comes from the coding sequence ATGAAATGCAGTTTTTACCTTCCCTTAGCTATCTTATCTCTAGTTTTAGTCAGTTGTAGAAAACAAGAGGCAAAAACAATTAGTTTAAACGTCTCAGCAGGTCAAAGTTTACAACCTGCTATGACGGAAATTAAAAAAATTTATACTCAGCAACAGCCAAACGTATCTATTACTTACAAGTTTAGCAGTGGTGGTTTCCTTAAAGACTCAATTAAGCAGGGAGAAACCATAGATATTTTCTTTACAGGAGGCTCGGAATTTTTGGATGATTTGCAGTCAAAAGGGTTTCTGTTTGAAAAGACTCGTAAACATTTACTTAATAACAAATTAGTCTTGATTGTGCCAAAGAATTCTACTGGTGTATCTACATTCAATGATTTGTCTGGTAAACAAGTCAAGACGATTGCTGTAGGTAACTTTAAGACTACAAGTTCTGGTCAACACGCTGAAACAATTTTAACATCTTTAAAGATTTTAGACCTAGTAAAACCAAAATTACTTTTTTCTAAAGTTGGCTTTGGTGCAGCTCGTTTTGTGGAAACGGGACAAGCAGATGCAGGTATTGTTTATGCCACAGACGCCATCAACGCAAGTCAAATTAAGATTGTGGCGATCGCACCTGAAAACTCTCATTCTCCTAGTATGTATAGTGTAGCTATACTTAAAGCTAGCCCGCATATTCCCGAAGCTAAAGAGTTTATCCAATTTCTGGAAAGTAACCAAGCCAGTGCTGTGTTTGTGAAATATGGATTTGCGATCGCAAGGGACGATCGAGCTAGAAAATAG
- a CDS encoding sensor histidine kinase produces MSIRQEFTSLPIFRYQFKLKHFFSQLGIRQKITYGYALAIGIAILGATGGKIIENYYQSQAKKQLVESQEIILLLNNLQASTLQAHTQTPKLIYFLTEPVRLELEYSRFLEYIAAVNQLLYQTKNYLDILESEQFFINKKEKIQTVKMSIQTYIDSIKEYAQRLEVIEKQSASTWRANTIDSVSLLSVTKKSKKLDLAVNKVSQEMSLLISEIQDKEAKKTVQALDRAKVIGTLILVISLMLAAGLATILAMYTSWMIASPIEATTKIAQQVTKESNFTLFAPVTTEDEVGQLTISLNQLIQRVAEYTEELNLAQSQLIQTEKMSSLGQMVAGIAHEINNPINFIYGNIEHTKNYVQDLLELIYIYQQKYPQFETEIEERIEEIELEFIISDLPKILGSMKMGAERIRQLVLSLRNFSRLDEAEVKYVDLHEGIDNTLLILNNRIKDKIEIIKKYGNLPLVECYPAQINQVFMNLISNAIDALISASEQLQKEIVIQTKIIASDSIQVEIRDNGVGIPLEIQNKIFDPFFTTKPVGSGTGLGLSICYQIIEKHRGKILVKSQPNQGTEFAVSLPIQQIHSL; encoded by the coding sequence ATGTCTATCAGGCAAGAATTTACTTCGCTACCCATATTTAGGTATCAATTCAAGTTAAAACATTTCTTTAGTCAATTAGGTATTCGACAAAAAATTACCTATGGGTATGCTCTTGCTATTGGAATTGCTATACTGGGCGCTACTGGTGGGAAAATTATAGAAAATTATTATCAATCTCAAGCCAAAAAACAACTAGTTGAGTCTCAAGAAATTATATTACTTCTAAATAATTTACAGGCATCTACATTACAAGCTCACACTCAAACACCAAAACTCATTTATTTCTTAACTGAGCCAGTTAGGTTAGAGTTAGAATACTCTCGGTTTTTAGAATATATTGCTGCGGTCAATCAATTGCTTTATCAAACTAAGAATTACTTAGATATTTTAGAGTCAGAACAATTTTTTATCAATAAAAAAGAAAAAATTCAGACAGTTAAAATGTCAATCCAAACTTATATTGATTCTATTAAAGAGTATGCTCAAAGGCTAGAAGTAATAGAAAAACAATCTGCATCTACTTGGAGAGCAAACACGATTGATTCCGTATCTTTACTCAGTGTGACTAAGAAAAGCAAAAAACTTGATTTAGCAGTTAATAAAGTTTCACAAGAAATGTCTTTGCTTATTAGCGAAATTCAAGACAAAGAAGCTAAAAAAACTGTTCAAGCCTTAGATCGAGCTAAAGTAATAGGGACACTTATTTTAGTGATTAGTCTCATGTTAGCAGCAGGGCTTGCAACTATCTTAGCTATGTACACTAGCTGGATGATTGCTTCACCTATCGAAGCAACTACCAAAATTGCTCAACAAGTTACAAAAGAGTCAAATTTTACCCTCTTTGCGCCCGTAACAACAGAGGATGAAGTTGGTCAATTAACCATATCTCTCAATCAACTGATCCAACGAGTTGCGGAATATACTGAAGAATTGAATCTTGCTCAAAGCCAGTTGATCCAAACTGAAAAAATGTCGAGTCTGGGACAGATGGTTGCTGGTATTGCCCATGAAATAAATAACCCGATTAACTTTATCTATGGTAACATCGAACATACTAAAAATTATGTTCAGGATTTGTTAGAACTCATATATATTTACCAGCAGAAGTATCCTCAATTTGAGACTGAAATTGAGGAACGAATTGAGGAAATCGAGCTAGAATTTATCATTTCCGATTTGCCCAAAATCTTAGGTTCTATGAAAATGGGTGCTGAACGCATCCGCCAACTTGTGTTATCTTTACGAAATTTTTCCCGTCTCGACGAAGCAGAGGTCAAGTACGTTGATTTGCATGAAGGAATTGACAATACATTATTGATTCTCAATAATCGGATCAAAGATAAAATTGAAATTATCAAAAAATACGGCAATTTACCATTGGTAGAGTGCTATCCAGCACAGATTAACCAAGTGTTTATGAATCTTATAAGTAATGCTATAGATGCTCTAATTAGTGCTAGCGAACAATTACAAAAAGAAATAGTGATTCAAACAAAAATTATTGCTTCCGATTCAATTCAGGTAGAAATTCGAGATAATGGAGTAGGTATACCTTTGGAAATTCAAAACAAAATTTTCGATCCTTTTTTTACCACAAAACCAGTGGGTTCTGGAACTGGTTTAGGGCTGTCAATTTGTTATCAAATAATAGAAAAGCATCGTGGCAAAATTCTTGTCAAATCGCAACCAAATCAAGGCACAGAATTTGCCGTCTCTCTTCCAATTCAACAGATACATTCACTCTAG
- a CDS encoding FGGY-family carbohydrate kinase → MSRSFIGLDISSSNLNRGSLSIGTSGVIFAPCVGVARRRHRPIPDPEGRVHLFCHVDGGYHLLGVTLAGGGSLRWYRDTFAPHISYTELMEIAERSLPGARGVLFLPHLSGERSPHLDPNTRGAFVNLSLAHTQADIIRAVLEGVAFSLREALELISAIAPVHQLLATGGGARSNIWLRILSDVLQTELIAPKAEEGAAHGAAILAMVGVSVYPVLETALKILPQDSHVVQPQANLLYEAGFKRYERLYDALQAVR, encoded by the coding sequence TTGAGCCGCAGCTTCATCGGTTTGGACATCTCATCAAGCAACCTGAACCGAGGTAGTTTGAGTATTGGCACATCGGGGGTCATTTTTGCACCGTGCGTAGGCGTAGCCCGTCGTAGACATCGCCCAATTCCCGATCCAGAAGGTCGGGTGCATTTGTTCTGTCATGTGGATGGGGGTTATCATCTGCTGGGAGTGACACTGGCGGGTGGTGGTTCTCTGCGTTGGTATCGGGATACATTTGCACCGCATATATCCTATACCGAGCTGATGGAAATAGCAGAGCGATCGCTTCCAGGTGCGCGTGGTGTACTATTTTTGCCCCACCTATCAGGAGAGCGCAGTCCCCACCTCGATCCAAATACTCGGGGTGCTTTCGTGAATCTGTCATTAGCTCATACGCAAGCAGATATCATTCGTGCTGTTCTAGAGGGAGTTGCATTCAGTCTGCGGGAAGCTTTGGAACTCATCAGCGCGATCGCCCCCGTTCATCAACTCTTAGCAACGGGTGGAGGAGCACGCTCTAACATCTGGTTACGAATTTTATCCGATGTTTTGCAAACAGAACTCATTGCTCCCAAAGCCGAAGAAGGAGCAGCTCACGGAGCCGCTATTTTGGCAATGGTGGGCGTAAGTGTTTACCCTGTCTTAGAAACTGCACTCAAGATACTACCACAGGATAGTCATGTGGTACAGCCCCAGGCAAATCTTTTGTATGAAGCAGGGTTTAAGCGATACGAGCGACTTTACGATGCTTTGCAAGCTGTTCGTTGA
- a CDS encoding DUF262 domain-containing protein encodes MSTANIQSSPVQRELSIRSESIQRIYNFYVNNLFYANRRYQRKLVWTIEEKRAFIDSILQGFPVPIILLAETEKDKKSVFEIIDGMQRLNAITAFIEGEFDIKGKYFDLQTMVESKSKLDQETLVQKEPILERKYCEIIGSYILPLSVYYFDDNDKVDEIFRRINSNGKHLSKQELRSAGATSKFANLVRVISSEIRSDASASDIILLNEMKKISITNKQLEYGIKIDDIFWVKNKILTKQMLRQSEDEQIVANIIAYITLYPEIPKSSASVLDEYYGFKNCENHEKIETLLVLKQTEFIKKQFMIIYNHIREILKESNKSFCDLISLNNLNYMPRPFQIIFLSFYDLVFQEQMEIANYDGLVKSLKNINHDITTTSGPTWSYQNKRRNIDKVKGIIRKFFKKRDNNDPAKDSWLTEFETLLTQSKTEQTLYDFKQGFTQLNQRGEFDQGNFSKIIQTLTAMANHSPNAIGYVCVGVVDNDQTAQRIKELYNIDPVDYKNFKITGIEHEANRLQGNLDSFYRWIIQQIKLEPIPQIAKDTIGREIKIINYYDKCVVIFCLKAGDPIPYDRKFYQRIGSNIDEIKLEEYAELFKRFSKNT; translated from the coding sequence ATGAGTACAGCAAACATTCAATCATCTCCTGTTCAAAGAGAACTTTCAATAAGAAGCGAAAGTATACAACGAATTTATAATTTTTATGTAAATAATCTCTTTTATGCTAATAGAAGATATCAAAGAAAATTGGTTTGGACTATCGAAGAAAAAAGAGCATTTATAGATTCAATTTTACAAGGATTTCCAGTTCCTATTATCTTATTAGCAGAAACAGAAAAAGACAAAAAATCTGTATTTGAAATTATAGACGGAATGCAAAGATTAAATGCTATTACTGCTTTTATTGAAGGAGAATTTGATATTAAAGGTAAATATTTTGATTTGCAAACAATGGTGGAATCAAAATCCAAATTAGACCAAGAAACATTAGTGCAAAAAGAACCTATTCTTGAAAGAAAATATTGTGAAATAATAGGCAGTTATATTCTTCCACTCTCTGTTTATTACTTCGATGATAATGATAAAGTTGACGAGATCTTCAGAAGAATCAACTCTAACGGTAAACATTTATCAAAACAGGAATTACGTTCAGCAGGAGCAACTTCTAAATTTGCTAATTTAGTTAGAGTAATTTCAAGCGAAATAAGATCAGACGCATCAGCTTCAGACATTATTCTTCTTAATGAGATGAAAAAAATTAGTATTACTAATAAACAACTTGAATATGGTATCAAAATTGATGATATATTTTGGGTAAAAAATAAAATTTTAACAAAACAAATGCTGAGGCAATCAGAAGATGAACAAATTGTTGCTAACATTATTGCATATATTACACTATACCCTGAAATTCCCAAAAGTAGTGCTTCCGTTTTAGATGAATATTATGGTTTTAAAAATTGTGAAAATCATGAAAAGATAGAAACTTTATTAGTATTAAAGCAAACCGAGTTTATTAAAAAACAGTTTATGATTATTTATAATCATATTCGTGAAATATTAAAAGAATCTAACAAATCTTTTTGCGATTTGATAAGTTTAAATAATCTCAATTATATGCCACGCCCTTTTCAAATAATATTTTTAAGTTTTTACGATTTAGTATTTCAGGAGCAAATGGAAATAGCTAATTATGATGGATTAGTAAAATCTTTAAAAAATATTAATCATGATATAACTACTACTAGCGGTCCGACATGGAGCTATCAAAATAAAAGGCGTAATATAGACAAAGTTAAAGGAATCATTAGAAAGTTTTTTAAAAAAAGGGATAATAACGATCCTGCTAAAGATTCATGGTTAACAGAATTTGAAACTCTACTAACTCAATCGAAAACAGAACAAACTTTATATGACTTTAAACAAGGTTTTACACAACTAAATCAAAGAGGAGAATTTGATCAAGGAAATTTTAGCAAAATAATTCAAACTTTAACTGCAATGGCAAATCATTCTCCTAATGCAATTGGTTATGTTTGTGTTGGAGTAGTAGATAATGATCAGACAGCACAAAGGATAAAAGAATTATATAATATTGATCCCGTGGATTATAAAAATTTCAAGATAACAGGAATAGAACATGAAGCAAACAGATTACAGGGAAATCTTGATAGTTTTTATCGCTGGATAATTCAACAAATTAAATTAGAACCTATTCCTCAAATAGCTAAAGATACCATAGGTAGAGAAATTAAAATAATTAATTATTATGATAAATGTGTAGTTATCTTTTGTTTAAAAGCTGGAGATCCCATACCATACGATAGAAAATTTTATCAGCGTATAGGTTCAAATATTGATGAAATTAAACTTGAAGAATATGCAGAGCTTTTTAAACGTTTCTCTAAAAATACCTAG
- a CDS encoding substrate-binding domain-containing protein, whose translation MGIVKIKIRRTSEEGFLVILTATNREYETEGFLLTLPPELETSFTQWQSAYRQIEDVRSCIAPAPGLRLTPISVTVHSNLEHTQALKTNLNEWLNSGDSKWQPIRDGLIAIAQQLHSSGEEIRVILDAKDINLRRLPWQEWSLFEQHYPQAEIALSAPKTTDHKSVARPNSSKVRILVAVGRSDGINTTDDIEVVRRLEELGAEVVCLMQPNLKNLCEALWDEQGYHIFIFTGHSGSRKDGQIGWIEVNDSESLSIEEFKEALKEAIAKGLQLAIFNSCDGLGLANQLAELHLPQSVVMREPVPDPVAVEFLKHFFQEFTRNKSLFASVLKARKRLEHFKSRYPGAVWLPTICIASNVEPLTWLSLSGNYPKATVSKLSTAKFDRSHLPILKSQKAALLAGMMGLCLGCAIAIPATIVLNQRSESAQQPKQSSIKSITVLSGTWLYGGSTTWAPIRGLVDQKIKQELPEFNLTYTQHPTLPPGSGTGIKMLLDGQISFAQSSRPILDKEYELAAARGVKLKQVPVAIDAIAIAVHPILKIEGLTVEQLKGIYTGRITNWSQIGGPNVKITPLSRPLNSGTSEFFKENILENQVFGSNIVFIPTTTQALNKVGNFPEEGAIYYASASEIIKQCTVKTLPVSRHKGSALISPEIESSEPGGKCQRQYNKLNLEVLQNGEYPLTRRLFVIIKQNGQVDEQAGEAYASLLLTREGQKLTEKAEFIPMR comes from the coding sequence ATGGGCATTGTCAAGATTAAAATTAGGCGAACATCAGAAGAGGGCTTTCTAGTTATTCTGACAGCAACAAATCGAGAGTATGAAACTGAGGGTTTTCTTTTAACACTTCCACCAGAATTAGAAACTTCTTTTACTCAATGGCAATCCGCTTATCGTCAAATTGAAGATGTACGATCTTGCATTGCTCCCGCACCAGGTTTGCGTTTAACACCAATAAGTGTCACGGTTCATTCCAACTTGGAACACACCCAAGCGCTGAAAACTAACCTGAATGAGTGGTTGAATTCGGGGGATAGTAAATGGCAACCGATTCGGGATGGATTGATTGCGATCGCCCAACAACTGCATTCCTCAGGTGAAGAAATTCGAGTAATTCTGGATGCCAAAGATATTAACTTGCGGCGTCTCCCTTGGCAAGAGTGGAGTTTATTTGAACAACACTATCCTCAAGCGGAAATTGCCTTAAGTGCGCCCAAAACAACAGACCACAAGAGCGTTGCACGTCCCAACAGTTCAAAAGTCAGAATTTTAGTAGCAGTGGGAAGAAGTGACGGGATTAATACCACCGATGACATAGAAGTTGTTCGGCGCTTGGAGGAACTTGGGGCGGAAGTTGTCTGTTTGATGCAACCGAATCTCAAAAATTTGTGTGAAGCCCTTTGGGACGAACAGGGCTATCACATCTTCATTTTTACCGGGCATAGTGGGAGTCGAAAAGATGGGCAAATTGGGTGGATAGAAGTTAATGATAGCGAAAGTTTAAGTATTGAGGAATTTAAGGAAGCATTAAAAGAAGCGATCGCTAAAGGATTGCAATTGGCAATTTTCAACTCTTGCGATGGTTTGGGCTTAGCCAACCAACTGGCTGAGTTACATTTGCCTCAAAGCGTCGTGATGCGGGAACCCGTACCAGATCCTGTGGCTGTGGAGTTTTTGAAACACTTTTTTCAAGAGTTTACTCGCAATAAATCTTTATTTGCTTCGGTATTGAAAGCCCGCAAACGTTTGGAACATTTTAAATCCCGTTATCCCGGTGCTGTTTGGTTGCCCACAATTTGTATTGCGTCTAATGTAGAACCTCTGACTTGGCTTTCTTTGAGTGGGAATTATCCTAAAGCTACAGTTTCAAAGCTGTCAACTGCGAAATTTGATCGCTCGCATCTCCCAATTCTCAAAAGTCAAAAAGCAGCTTTGTTGGCTGGGATGATGGGATTGTGTCTTGGTTGTGCGATCGCGATCCCTGCTACTATTGTTCTCAACCAGCGATCGGAATCAGCACAACAGCCCAAACAATCTAGCATCAAATCCATCACCGTTCTGTCTGGAACTTGGCTGTATGGTGGAAGTACAACTTGGGCACCCATTCGTGGTTTGGTAGATCAGAAAATTAAACAGGAATTGCCTGAATTTAACTTGACTTACACTCAACATCCTACTTTACCACCCGGTTCGGGAACTGGTATCAAGATGTTATTAGATGGTCAGATTTCTTTCGCTCAGTCTTCCAGACCAATTCTAGATAAAGAATACGAACTGGCGGCTGCGAGGGGTGTGAAACTCAAACAGGTTCCTGTGGCAATTGATGCGATCGCGATCGCAGTTCACCCCATTTTAAAGATTGAAGGTTTAACTGTAGAACAATTAAAAGGGATTTATACAGGTAGGATAACCAACTGGAGCCAGATAGGTGGCCCTAATGTAAAAATCACGCCATTATCTCGCCCATTAAATAGTGGAACAAGTGAATTTTTCAAAGAAAATATTTTAGAAAACCAAGTTTTTGGTTCAAATATTGTCTTTATTCCTACCACCACTCAAGCACTCAATAAAGTTGGCAATTTTCCAGAAGAAGGGGCTATTTATTATGCTTCAGCTTCTGAAATTATCAAGCAGTGTACTGTGAAAACTTTACCGGTCAGTCGTCATAAAGGAAGTGCTTTAATTTCTCCAGAAATAGAAAGTTCTGAGCCGGGAGGTAAGTGTCAGAGACAATACAATAAGCTCAACCTTGAGGTTTTGCAAAATGGAGAATATCCATTGACTCGCCGTCTATTCGTCATTATTAAACAAAACGGTCAAGTGGATGAACAAGCGGGAGAAGCTTACGCTAGTTTATTGTTAACAAGAGAAGGGCAAAAGTTAACCGAGAAAGCTGAGTTTATTCCCATGCGATAA
- a CDS encoding DUF1822 family protein, translating to MTSTQSQPISVPLGKDAHRWAEMFASEQATPQKGKQVYLNTLAVCAVHSYLKWLMVETNLTSSDSWEPGLRAIFNVADLVIPNVGKLECRPVLPGELAFELPMEVSQNRIGYVAVQFHSQLNSVQLLGFARAINADEYLEIVQLAQLQPLDILIETINSIQSNQSEQFFVNLRQWLEGIFNQDWQPVELALAGNFRHITHVTNSVSRVKEIDLVDRLLLLVVEVTLTVTESVNIRLRLYPGNNGIYLPENLQLVLFDEAGSACMEAQSKKTDSWMELEFSCQQSEMFSVKVVLEGTSLTEKFIV from the coding sequence ATGACTAGCACACAATCACAACCTATAAGTGTTCCTTTGGGTAAAGATGCTCATCGTTGGGCTGAGATGTTTGCCTCAGAACAAGCTACACCCCAAAAGGGTAAACAAGTCTATCTCAATACTTTAGCTGTTTGTGCTGTTCACAGTTATTTAAAATGGCTGATGGTTGAAACCAATCTCACAAGCAGTGACAGTTGGGAACCGGGTTTGCGGGCAATTTTTAATGTCGCGGATTTGGTTATTCCCAATGTAGGAAAATTGGAGTGCCGTCCGGTGCTACCTGGTGAGCTTGCTTTTGAGTTACCAATGGAAGTTTCTCAAAATAGAATTGGTTATGTGGCAGTTCAATTTCACAGTCAGTTGAATTCCGTACAATTACTGGGATTTGCTCGTGCCATAAATGCTGATGAATACCTTGAAATAGTCCAATTGGCGCAACTACAGCCTTTAGATATTCTCATTGAGACTATTAACTCTATCCAGAGCAACCAATCAGAACAATTTTTTGTCAACTTGCGTCAGTGGCTTGAGGGAATTTTTAACCAAGACTGGCAGCCTGTTGAATTGGCACTGGCAGGTAACTTTAGGCACATAACTCATGTAACCAATTCTGTGAGTCGGGTAAAAGAAATTGATTTGGTCGATCGCCTGTTACTACTTGTTGTGGAAGTTACACTTACGGTAACTGAGTCAGTTAATATTCGTTTGCGTCTTTATCCAGGTAACAATGGAATTTATTTGCCGGAAAATTTACAGTTGGTTTTGTTTGATGAAGCAGGAAGTGCTTGTATGGAAGCACAATCTAAAAAAACTGACAGTTGGATGGAATTGGAGTTTAGTTGCCAACAAAGCGAAATGTTTAGTGTCAAAGTGGTGTTAGAAGGGACAAGTCTGACTGAAAAGTTTATTGTCTGA
- a CDS encoding NYN domain-containing protein, whose translation MLKTKKIQPQRISIYWDSQNVYLTQERVKLLRIYANLKGLIIGIKVYYNSLREAQVVVKDESPIFGIKFVDVPCALKNSADNQLVFDVLEDMSSSQPPDIVILISGDGDFAHLVVMLKKLGVEVIVLAQRGNVKRILKEVAHEVHYVDELLQLSEEQNQRQNNAIESIITYNEAIGYLIAAIKTALNQGKQATLGKIDNVMRQLFPKYKGVACICNPDGGKFSRFSKFLEAVERDGKIKMHEQNLLLIE comes from the coding sequence ATGCTCAAAACAAAAAAAATACAGCCGCAGCGCATTTCGATTTATTGGGATTCTCAGAACGTGTATTTAACTCAAGAGCGAGTGAAACTTTTGCGAATTTATGCCAATCTTAAAGGGCTGATAATCGGCATAAAAGTTTACTATAATTCCCTACGTGAAGCGCAAGTAGTGGTAAAAGATGAGTCACCAATTTTTGGTATTAAATTTGTTGATGTACCTTGCGCTTTAAAAAATAGTGCAGATAATCAACTCGTATTTGACGTACTGGAAGATATGAGTAGTAGCCAGCCTCCGGACATAGTTATTCTTATATCTGGTGATGGGGACTTTGCTCATCTAGTTGTCATGTTAAAAAAATTAGGTGTAGAGGTCATAGTCCTAGCTCAACGAGGTAATGTCAAACGGATACTCAAAGAGGTTGCTCATGAAGTTCACTATGTAGATGAGTTACTGCAGTTATCTGAGGAACAAAACCAACGTCAAAACAATGCTATTGAATCTATCATTACTTACAATGAAGCTATAGGCTATTTAATAGCAGCTATAAAAACTGCATTAAATCAAGGTAAGCAAGCAACCCTAGGTAAAATTGACAACGTAATGCGTCAGCTATTTCCAAAATATAAAGGAGTTGCTTGCATTTGTAACCCGGATGGAGGAAAATTTTCTCGCTTTAGTAAATTTCTTGAAGCAGTTGAGAGAGATGGAAAAATCAAAATGCACGAGCAGAATTTATTGTTAATAGAGTAA
- the rnc gene encoding ribonuclease III, producing the protein MHKLLTFRNEKLLRHALTHRSYVHENPDAGEHNERLEFLGDALLTFLSAEYLHRRHPDKEEDELTRRRSALVDEKQLAKFAIEVGLDLRMRLGKGAILEGGYQNPNLLSSTFEAVIAAYYLDNDSDADAVRKIIEPLFDSVPEKVVESRSSVDSKNKFQEWVQRNVTQTPPKYVTVQAGGSSHAPEFTAQVLVNDRVYGEGKGRSKKDAEKAAAEDALARVKK; encoded by the coding sequence ATGCACAAACTGTTGACATTCCGAAATGAAAAACTCTTACGCCACGCTCTCACTCACCGTTCTTACGTTCATGAAAACCCAGACGCAGGAGAACACAACGAACGCTTAGAATTTCTGGGCGATGCTTTGTTAACTTTTTTAAGTGCTGAATATCTCCATCGCCGTCATCCCGACAAGGAAGAAGACGAACTCACTCGTCGCCGTTCCGCACTTGTAGATGAAAAGCAACTGGCAAAGTTTGCGATAGAAGTTGGCTTAGACTTAAGGATGCGGTTGGGCAAAGGAGCTATTCTAGAAGGTGGTTACCAAAATCCCAATTTGCTAAGCAGTACCTTTGAAGCCGTGATAGCGGCTTATTATCTAGACAATGATTCCGATGCAGACGCAGTTCGTAAGATTATAGAACCACTGTTTGATTCCGTACCAGAAAAAGTCGTTGAATCTCGTTCTAGTGTAGATTCAAAGAACAAATTTCAAGAATGGGTGCAGCGTAACGTGACCCAAACGCCCCCCAAATATGTCACAGTCCAAGCAGGTGGTTCTTCCCACGCTCCTGAATTCACTGCTCAAGTACTTGTAAACGATCGCGTGTACGGAGAAGGTAAGGGACGCAGCAAAAAAGATGCTGAAAAGGCGGCGGCTGAGGATGCACTAGCTCGTGTGAAAAAATGA